A segment of the Brienomyrus brachyistius isolate T26 chromosome 13, BBRACH_0.4, whole genome shotgun sequence genome:
CCCTGTTGCATGGATTATTACCACAAAAGAATCCCACTGAGTCAGATTGTCTCCGTCTCCGAGACCAGCAGCAGCTGTCCCAAAAGAGCATTAGTGTGAGTATTTATTTATCATTGATGTCATACTTTATCAGGAATAAGTACATTGGCTGTTACCTTTGGATGATGTAAATTTACTTTTTGATTGTCTGCAGGTTTGTTACCAACAGAAACCGGTCTTTCTGTGTAAATCCAGAGAAGGCCTGGGTCAGTAACCATGTCAGAAAATTGGACAACAGCAAGAACACTGAGGAACAACAACATCCACAAAAACAGCTGAGACCATCAATCACAGCACCAACCTCCAGTCTAACACTGAAGGACTGACCAGAAGAGGAGATGAAACCCGATGTCAGATTTTTAACATCAGCtgatattttattttgtctattttttcatgtttttgttGGATATATTTATGCTATCTTCATTTGCTTGGGTAATATACAGATGTATTTATATTTGTCTGTGTGCATGGAATTCATGTTTTCGGTTTATCCCCAACTATGAATAAATATTTTTGCATAAACTGTACTTTCTCTT
Coding sequences within it:
- the LOC125706426 gene encoding C-C motif chemokine 5-like isoform X2, which produces MKTLSAVLFLVLLCSVQLVYSNTPGLSVPCCMDYYHKRIPLSQIVSVSETSSSCPKRALVFVTNRNRSFCVNPEKAWVSNHVRKLDNSKNTEEQQHPQKQLRPSITAPTSSLTLKD